One window from the genome of Lepisosteus oculatus isolate fLepOcu1 chromosome 25, fLepOcu1.hap2, whole genome shotgun sequence encodes:
- the svbp gene encoding small vasohibin-binding protein isoform X2 — protein MEPACRKDKQKQKETPNRGDKAKQKSAQQELKQRQRAEIYALNKVMTELEQQQFEAFCKQMQSQGQ, from the exons ATGGAGCCAGCCTGCCGCAAAGACAAGCAGAAACAGAAGGAGACCCCAAATCGCGGGGACAAAGCCAAACAGAAGTCTGCCCAACAGGAACTAAAGCAACGACAGAGAGCAGAG ATCTACGCCCTGAACAAGGTGATGACTGAACTGGAGCAGCAGCAGTTTGAGGCTTTCTGCAAGCAGATGCAGTCACAGGGACAGTGA
- the svbp gene encoding small vasohibin-binding protein isoform X1, producing the protein MDNIPLRDKTEQAQGEAVMEPACRKDKQKQKETPNRGDKAKQKSAQQELKQRQRAEIYALNKVMTELEQQQFEAFCKQMQSQGQ; encoded by the exons atggacaacATTCCTCTCCGTGACAAAACAGAACAA GCCCAAGGAGAAGCAGTCATGGAGCCAGCCTGCCGCAAAGACAAGCAGAAACAGAAGGAGACCCCAAATCGCGGGGACAAAGCCAAACAGAAGTCTGCCCAACAGGAACTAAAGCAACGACAGAGAGCAGAG ATCTACGCCCTGAACAAGGTGATGACTGAACTGGAGCAGCAGCAGTTTGAGGCTTTCTGCAAGCAGATGCAGTCACAGGGACAGTGA
- the LOC102686585 gene encoding SUN domain-containing protein 2-like isoform X3 produces MGTRWLWPWSVETHRIFKKRRGVRVRCHAPVCTCSDSEEPVRATTSASAQVAQPAVQSSSVKKMLLLFVLLVLLAVGVCCGFYPLSVSSSSAGSLAGSGGAKHPEVLTRLSALELEVQRLKREGGHEKQREGGLKGTQAPEFAYLGVSETEKWGRIQKEIALLKEEGERRWTDIIKSFHHVSEEWEADLLAMKTALKSVQSGSNRPALAGLSRLEESLTALRHKFSALRTDHCSQKDRLDLLESLKSQMRSELAEYLVQYRSSPKEGDVPLVLSPELQEELQDLEQKILARLVQGEEQEWAWHSVDKILESEDITAVTLQDVHAITERALKEFRADNIGLADYALESAGGSIISTPGTETYEAKVSVFSLFGVTIWLNTQTPRSLIQPDVHPGKCWAFRGSQGSVIIQLIVPIQPTAFTIEHVPKSVSPLGQTDSAPQDFTVYGMNDETEDGTLLGTFTYNKHGSPIQTFTISEPVAGTFKLVKLDIFSNWGHPDYTCVYRFRVHGELPITATAREGG; encoded by the exons ATGGGCACGAGGTGGTTGTGGCCCTGGAGTGTGGAGACTCACAG GATCTTCAAGAAGAGGAGGGGTGTGCGTGTCAGGTGTCATGCACCTGTATGTACCTGCAGTGATTCTGAGGAGCCAGTCAGGGCCACCACATCAGCCAGTG CACAAGTTGCACAACCTGCTGTGCAGTCCAG CTCTGTGAAAAAGATGCTTCTTCTGTTTGTTCTTCTGGTATTATTGGCCGTTG GCGTTTGCTGTGGGTTTTATCCGCTCAGTGTTTCCTCCAGCTCAGCAGGTTCTCTGGCAGGCAGTGGAGGTGCCAAG CACCCTGAAGTCCTGACGCGTCTGTCAGCTCTGGAGTTGGAAGTGCAGAGGctgaagagagagggagggcaTGAGAaacagagggagggaggacTGAAGGGGACACAAGCACCTGAATTTGCCTACCTTGGGGTCTCCGAGACTGAAAAATGGGGGAGAATCCAG AAAGAAATCGCGCTGCTGAAAGAAGAAGGAGAGAGGAGATGGACTGACATAATCAAATCATTTCACCATGTATCTGAG GAATGGGAAGCTGACTTGTTGGCCATGAAAACTGCTTTGAAAAG TGTGCAGTCCGGGAGCAACCGCCCTGCCCTGGCGGGACTCTCTCGACTGGAAGAGAGTCTGACCGCACTACGGCACAAATTCAGCGCACTGCGCACTGACCACTGCTCTCAGAAGGACCGACTGGACTTGCTGGAAAGTCTGAAAAGCCAG ATGCGCTCAGAGCTGGCAGAGTATCTGGTGCAGTACCGCTCCAGCCCAAAGGAGGGCGATGTGCCCCTGGTGCTGAGTCCTGAGCTGCAGGAAGAGCTGCAGGATTTGGAGCAGAAGATTCTGGCCAGGCTGGTGCAGGGGGAAGAGCAGGAGTGGGCGTGGCACAGTGTGGACAAGATTTTGGAGAGTGAGGACATCACTGCAGTTACACTGCAG GATGTCCATGCAATCACTGAAAGAGCGCTCAAGGAATTCAGAGCCGACAACATTGGATTGGCGGATTATGCTCTCGAATCTGCAG GTGGCAGTATCATAAGCACTCCTGGAACCGAGACGTATGAGGCCAAGGTGTCAGTATTCAGCCTGTTTGGTGTTACCATCTGGTTAAACACCCAGACTCCCCGGTCCCTCATACAG CCAGACGTCCATCCTGGGAAGTGCTGGGCTTTCCGGGGCTCTCAGGGATCTGTGATTATCCAGCTGATTGTGCCGATCCAGCCCACAGCTTTCACAATAGAGCATGTCCCAAAATCTGTGTCCCCACTGGGCCAGACTGACAGCGCTCCTCAAGACTTCACTGTATAC GGAATGAATGATGAAACGGAAGATGGGACTCTACTGGGAACCTTCACCTACAATAAACACGGCAGTCCCATCCAAACATTCACCATCTCG GAACCTGTGGCTGGGACATTCAAGCTGGTGAAGCTGGACATTTTCAGCAACTGGGGACACCCAGACTACACGTGTGTGTATCGCTTCCGGGTGCATGGAGAACTTCCCATAACTGCCACAGCCAGGGAGGGGGGGTGA
- the LOC102686585 gene encoding SUN domain-containing protein 2-like isoform X4 — protein sequence MKLPLGSPLTARFPTERRLSGSSRRGGVCVSGVMHLYVPAVILRSQSGPPHQPVHKLHNLLCSPGVCCGFYPLSVSSSSAGSLAGSGGAKHPEVLTRLSALELEVQRLKREGGHEKQREGGLKGTQAPEFAYLGVSETEKWGRIQKEIALLKEEGERRWTDIIKSFHHVSEEWEADLLAMKTALKSVQSGSNRPALAGLSRLEESLTALRHKFSALRTDHCSQKDRLDLLESLKSQMRSELAEYLVQYRSSPKEGDVPLVLSPELQEELQDLEQKILARLVQGEEQEWAWHSVDKILESEDITAVTLQDVHAITERALKEFRADNIGLADYALESAGGSIISTPGTETYEAKVSVFSLFGVTIWLNTQTPRSLIQPDVHPGKCWAFRGSQGSVIIQLIVPIQPTAFTIEHVPKSVSPLGQTDSAPQDFTVYGMNDETEDGTLLGTFTYNKHGSPIQTFTISEPVAGTFKLVKLDIFSNWGHPDYTCVYRFRVHGELPITATAREGG from the exons ATGAAGCTTCCTTTGGGATCCCCACTTACAGCCAGGTTTCCTACAGAGAGACGCCTGTCAG GATCTTCAAGAAGAGGAGGGGTGTGCGTGTCAGGTGTCATGCACCTGTATGTACCTGCAGTGATTCTGAGGAGCCAGTCAGGGCCACCACATCAGCCAGTG CACAAGTTGCACAACCTGCTGTGCAGTCCAG GCGTTTGCTGTGGGTTTTATCCGCTCAGTGTTTCCTCCAGCTCAGCAGGTTCTCTGGCAGGCAGTGGAGGTGCCAAG CACCCTGAAGTCCTGACGCGTCTGTCAGCTCTGGAGTTGGAAGTGCAGAGGctgaagagagagggagggcaTGAGAaacagagggagggaggacTGAAGGGGACACAAGCACCTGAATTTGCCTACCTTGGGGTCTCCGAGACTGAAAAATGGGGGAGAATCCAG AAAGAAATCGCGCTGCTGAAAGAAGAAGGAGAGAGGAGATGGACTGACATAATCAAATCATTTCACCATGTATCTGAG GAATGGGAAGCTGACTTGTTGGCCATGAAAACTGCTTTGAAAAG TGTGCAGTCCGGGAGCAACCGCCCTGCCCTGGCGGGACTCTCTCGACTGGAAGAGAGTCTGACCGCACTACGGCACAAATTCAGCGCACTGCGCACTGACCACTGCTCTCAGAAGGACCGACTGGACTTGCTGGAAAGTCTGAAAAGCCAG ATGCGCTCAGAGCTGGCAGAGTATCTGGTGCAGTACCGCTCCAGCCCAAAGGAGGGCGATGTGCCCCTGGTGCTGAGTCCTGAGCTGCAGGAAGAGCTGCAGGATTTGGAGCAGAAGATTCTGGCCAGGCTGGTGCAGGGGGAAGAGCAGGAGTGGGCGTGGCACAGTGTGGACAAGATTTTGGAGAGTGAGGACATCACTGCAGTTACACTGCAG GATGTCCATGCAATCACTGAAAGAGCGCTCAAGGAATTCAGAGCCGACAACATTGGATTGGCGGATTATGCTCTCGAATCTGCAG GTGGCAGTATCATAAGCACTCCTGGAACCGAGACGTATGAGGCCAAGGTGTCAGTATTCAGCCTGTTTGGTGTTACCATCTGGTTAAACACCCAGACTCCCCGGTCCCTCATACAG CCAGACGTCCATCCTGGGAAGTGCTGGGCTTTCCGGGGCTCTCAGGGATCTGTGATTATCCAGCTGATTGTGCCGATCCAGCCCACAGCTTTCACAATAGAGCATGTCCCAAAATCTGTGTCCCCACTGGGCCAGACTGACAGCGCTCCTCAAGACTTCACTGTATAC GGAATGAATGATGAAACGGAAGATGGGACTCTACTGGGAACCTTCACCTACAATAAACACGGCAGTCCCATCCAAACATTCACCATCTCG GAACCTGTGGCTGGGACATTCAAGCTGGTGAAGCTGGACATTTTCAGCAACTGGGGACACCCAGACTACACGTGTGTGTATCGCTTCCGGGTGCATGGAGAACTTCCCATAACTGCCACAGCCAGGGAGGGGGGGTGA
- the LOC102686585 gene encoding SUN domain-containing protein 2-like isoform X5 yields MHLYVPAVILRSQSGPPHQPVHKLHNLLCSPGVCCGFYPLSVSSSSAGSLAGSGGAKHPEVLTRLSALELEVQRLKREGGHEKQREGGLKGTQAPEFAYLGVSETEKWGRIQKEIALLKEEGERRWTDIIKSFHHVSEEWEADLLAMKTALKSVQSGSNRPALAGLSRLEESLTALRHKFSALRTDHCSQKDRLDLLESLKSQMRSELAEYLVQYRSSPKEGDVPLVLSPELQEELQDLEQKILARLVQGEEQEWAWHSVDKILESEDITAVTLQDVHAITERALKEFRADNIGLADYALESAGGSIISTPGTETYEAKVSVFSLFGVTIWLNTQTPRSLIQPDVHPGKCWAFRGSQGSVIIQLIVPIQPTAFTIEHVPKSVSPLGQTDSAPQDFTVYGMNDETEDGTLLGTFTYNKHGSPIQTFTISEPVAGTFKLVKLDIFSNWGHPDYTCVYRFRVHGELPITATAREGG; encoded by the exons ATGCACCTGTATGTACCTGCAGTGATTCTGAGGAGCCAGTCAGGGCCACCACATCAGCCAGTG CACAAGTTGCACAACCTGCTGTGCAGTCCAG GCGTTTGCTGTGGGTTTTATCCGCTCAGTGTTTCCTCCAGCTCAGCAGGTTCTCTGGCAGGCAGTGGAGGTGCCAAG CACCCTGAAGTCCTGACGCGTCTGTCAGCTCTGGAGTTGGAAGTGCAGAGGctgaagagagagggagggcaTGAGAaacagagggagggaggacTGAAGGGGACACAAGCACCTGAATTTGCCTACCTTGGGGTCTCCGAGACTGAAAAATGGGGGAGAATCCAG AAAGAAATCGCGCTGCTGAAAGAAGAAGGAGAGAGGAGATGGACTGACATAATCAAATCATTTCACCATGTATCTGAG GAATGGGAAGCTGACTTGTTGGCCATGAAAACTGCTTTGAAAAG TGTGCAGTCCGGGAGCAACCGCCCTGCCCTGGCGGGACTCTCTCGACTGGAAGAGAGTCTGACCGCACTACGGCACAAATTCAGCGCACTGCGCACTGACCACTGCTCTCAGAAGGACCGACTGGACTTGCTGGAAAGTCTGAAAAGCCAG ATGCGCTCAGAGCTGGCAGAGTATCTGGTGCAGTACCGCTCCAGCCCAAAGGAGGGCGATGTGCCCCTGGTGCTGAGTCCTGAGCTGCAGGAAGAGCTGCAGGATTTGGAGCAGAAGATTCTGGCCAGGCTGGTGCAGGGGGAAGAGCAGGAGTGGGCGTGGCACAGTGTGGACAAGATTTTGGAGAGTGAGGACATCACTGCAGTTACACTGCAG GATGTCCATGCAATCACTGAAAGAGCGCTCAAGGAATTCAGAGCCGACAACATTGGATTGGCGGATTATGCTCTCGAATCTGCAG GTGGCAGTATCATAAGCACTCCTGGAACCGAGACGTATGAGGCCAAGGTGTCAGTATTCAGCCTGTTTGGTGTTACCATCTGGTTAAACACCCAGACTCCCCGGTCCCTCATACAG CCAGACGTCCATCCTGGGAAGTGCTGGGCTTTCCGGGGCTCTCAGGGATCTGTGATTATCCAGCTGATTGTGCCGATCCAGCCCACAGCTTTCACAATAGAGCATGTCCCAAAATCTGTGTCCCCACTGGGCCAGACTGACAGCGCTCCTCAAGACTTCACTGTATAC GGAATGAATGATGAAACGGAAGATGGGACTCTACTGGGAACCTTCACCTACAATAAACACGGCAGTCCCATCCAAACATTCACCATCTCG GAACCTGTGGCTGGGACATTCAAGCTGGTGAAGCTGGACATTTTCAGCAACTGGGGACACCCAGACTACACGTGTGTGTATCGCTTCCGGGTGCATGGAGAACTTCCCATAACTGCCACAGCCAGGGAGGGGGGGTGA
- the LOC102686585 gene encoding SUN domain-containing protein 2-like isoform X1, whose product MSTSCGSFVRRDRTRSALGMSRRSQRLRTGSEDEASFGIPTYSQVSYRETPVRIFKKRRGVRVRCHAPVCTCSDSEEPVRATTSASAQVAQPAVQSSSVKKMLLLFVLLVLLAVGVCCGFYPLSVSSSSAGSLAGSGGAKHPEVLTRLSALELEVQRLKREGGHEKQREGGLKGTQAPEFAYLGVSETEKWGRIQKEIALLKEEGERRWTDIIKSFHHVSEEWEADLLAMKTALKSVQSGSNRPALAGLSRLEESLTALRHKFSALRTDHCSQKDRLDLLESLKSQMRSELAEYLVQYRSSPKEGDVPLVLSPELQEELQDLEQKILARLVQGEEQEWAWHSVDKILESEDITAVTLQDVHAITERALKEFRADNIGLADYALESAGGSIISTPGTETYEAKVSVFSLFGVTIWLNTQTPRSLIQPDVHPGKCWAFRGSQGSVIIQLIVPIQPTAFTIEHVPKSVSPLGQTDSAPQDFTVYGMNDETEDGTLLGTFTYNKHGSPIQTFTISEPVAGTFKLVKLDIFSNWGHPDYTCVYRFRVHGELPITATAREGG is encoded by the exons ATGTCAACATCCTGTGGCTCTTTCGTTCGCCGAGACAGGACAAGGAGCGCGCTAG GGATGTCGAGGCGCAGCCAGAGGTTAAGAACAGGGTCGGAGGATGAAGCTTCCTTTGGGATCCCCACTTACAGCCAGGTTTCCTACAGAGAGACGCCTGTCAG GATCTTCAAGAAGAGGAGGGGTGTGCGTGTCAGGTGTCATGCACCTGTATGTACCTGCAGTGATTCTGAGGAGCCAGTCAGGGCCACCACATCAGCCAGTG CACAAGTTGCACAACCTGCTGTGCAGTCCAG CTCTGTGAAAAAGATGCTTCTTCTGTTTGTTCTTCTGGTATTATTGGCCGTTG GCGTTTGCTGTGGGTTTTATCCGCTCAGTGTTTCCTCCAGCTCAGCAGGTTCTCTGGCAGGCAGTGGAGGTGCCAAG CACCCTGAAGTCCTGACGCGTCTGTCAGCTCTGGAGTTGGAAGTGCAGAGGctgaagagagagggagggcaTGAGAaacagagggagggaggacTGAAGGGGACACAAGCACCTGAATTTGCCTACCTTGGGGTCTCCGAGACTGAAAAATGGGGGAGAATCCAG AAAGAAATCGCGCTGCTGAAAGAAGAAGGAGAGAGGAGATGGACTGACATAATCAAATCATTTCACCATGTATCTGAG GAATGGGAAGCTGACTTGTTGGCCATGAAAACTGCTTTGAAAAG TGTGCAGTCCGGGAGCAACCGCCCTGCCCTGGCGGGACTCTCTCGACTGGAAGAGAGTCTGACCGCACTACGGCACAAATTCAGCGCACTGCGCACTGACCACTGCTCTCAGAAGGACCGACTGGACTTGCTGGAAAGTCTGAAAAGCCAG ATGCGCTCAGAGCTGGCAGAGTATCTGGTGCAGTACCGCTCCAGCCCAAAGGAGGGCGATGTGCCCCTGGTGCTGAGTCCTGAGCTGCAGGAAGAGCTGCAGGATTTGGAGCAGAAGATTCTGGCCAGGCTGGTGCAGGGGGAAGAGCAGGAGTGGGCGTGGCACAGTGTGGACAAGATTTTGGAGAGTGAGGACATCACTGCAGTTACACTGCAG GATGTCCATGCAATCACTGAAAGAGCGCTCAAGGAATTCAGAGCCGACAACATTGGATTGGCGGATTATGCTCTCGAATCTGCAG GTGGCAGTATCATAAGCACTCCTGGAACCGAGACGTATGAGGCCAAGGTGTCAGTATTCAGCCTGTTTGGTGTTACCATCTGGTTAAACACCCAGACTCCCCGGTCCCTCATACAG CCAGACGTCCATCCTGGGAAGTGCTGGGCTTTCCGGGGCTCTCAGGGATCTGTGATTATCCAGCTGATTGTGCCGATCCAGCCCACAGCTTTCACAATAGAGCATGTCCCAAAATCTGTGTCCCCACTGGGCCAGACTGACAGCGCTCCTCAAGACTTCACTGTATAC GGAATGAATGATGAAACGGAAGATGGGACTCTACTGGGAACCTTCACCTACAATAAACACGGCAGTCCCATCCAAACATTCACCATCTCG GAACCTGTGGCTGGGACATTCAAGCTGGTGAAGCTGGACATTTTCAGCAACTGGGGACACCCAGACTACACGTGTGTGTATCGCTTCCGGGTGCATGGAGAACTTCCCATAACTGCCACAGCCAGGGAGGGGGGGTGA
- the LOC102686585 gene encoding SUN domain-containing protein 2-like isoform X2 gives MSRRSQRLRTGSEDEASFGIPTYSQVSYRETPVRIFKKRRGVRVRCHAPVCTCSDSEEPVRATTSASAQVAQPAVQSSSVKKMLLLFVLLVLLAVGVCCGFYPLSVSSSSAGSLAGSGGAKHPEVLTRLSALELEVQRLKREGGHEKQREGGLKGTQAPEFAYLGVSETEKWGRIQKEIALLKEEGERRWTDIIKSFHHVSEEWEADLLAMKTALKSVQSGSNRPALAGLSRLEESLTALRHKFSALRTDHCSQKDRLDLLESLKSQMRSELAEYLVQYRSSPKEGDVPLVLSPELQEELQDLEQKILARLVQGEEQEWAWHSVDKILESEDITAVTLQDVHAITERALKEFRADNIGLADYALESAGGSIISTPGTETYEAKVSVFSLFGVTIWLNTQTPRSLIQPDVHPGKCWAFRGSQGSVIIQLIVPIQPTAFTIEHVPKSVSPLGQTDSAPQDFTVYGMNDETEDGTLLGTFTYNKHGSPIQTFTISEPVAGTFKLVKLDIFSNWGHPDYTCVYRFRVHGELPITATAREGG, from the exons ATGTCGAGGCGCAGCCAGAGGTTAAGAACAGGGTCGGAGGATGAAGCTTCCTTTGGGATCCCCACTTACAGCCAGGTTTCCTACAGAGAGACGCCTGTCAG GATCTTCAAGAAGAGGAGGGGTGTGCGTGTCAGGTGTCATGCACCTGTATGTACCTGCAGTGATTCTGAGGAGCCAGTCAGGGCCACCACATCAGCCAGTG CACAAGTTGCACAACCTGCTGTGCAGTCCAG CTCTGTGAAAAAGATGCTTCTTCTGTTTGTTCTTCTGGTATTATTGGCCGTTG GCGTTTGCTGTGGGTTTTATCCGCTCAGTGTTTCCTCCAGCTCAGCAGGTTCTCTGGCAGGCAGTGGAGGTGCCAAG CACCCTGAAGTCCTGACGCGTCTGTCAGCTCTGGAGTTGGAAGTGCAGAGGctgaagagagagggagggcaTGAGAaacagagggagggaggacTGAAGGGGACACAAGCACCTGAATTTGCCTACCTTGGGGTCTCCGAGACTGAAAAATGGGGGAGAATCCAG AAAGAAATCGCGCTGCTGAAAGAAGAAGGAGAGAGGAGATGGACTGACATAATCAAATCATTTCACCATGTATCTGAG GAATGGGAAGCTGACTTGTTGGCCATGAAAACTGCTTTGAAAAG TGTGCAGTCCGGGAGCAACCGCCCTGCCCTGGCGGGACTCTCTCGACTGGAAGAGAGTCTGACCGCACTACGGCACAAATTCAGCGCACTGCGCACTGACCACTGCTCTCAGAAGGACCGACTGGACTTGCTGGAAAGTCTGAAAAGCCAG ATGCGCTCAGAGCTGGCAGAGTATCTGGTGCAGTACCGCTCCAGCCCAAAGGAGGGCGATGTGCCCCTGGTGCTGAGTCCTGAGCTGCAGGAAGAGCTGCAGGATTTGGAGCAGAAGATTCTGGCCAGGCTGGTGCAGGGGGAAGAGCAGGAGTGGGCGTGGCACAGTGTGGACAAGATTTTGGAGAGTGAGGACATCACTGCAGTTACACTGCAG GATGTCCATGCAATCACTGAAAGAGCGCTCAAGGAATTCAGAGCCGACAACATTGGATTGGCGGATTATGCTCTCGAATCTGCAG GTGGCAGTATCATAAGCACTCCTGGAACCGAGACGTATGAGGCCAAGGTGTCAGTATTCAGCCTGTTTGGTGTTACCATCTGGTTAAACACCCAGACTCCCCGGTCCCTCATACAG CCAGACGTCCATCCTGGGAAGTGCTGGGCTTTCCGGGGCTCTCAGGGATCTGTGATTATCCAGCTGATTGTGCCGATCCAGCCCACAGCTTTCACAATAGAGCATGTCCCAAAATCTGTGTCCCCACTGGGCCAGACTGACAGCGCTCCTCAAGACTTCACTGTATAC GGAATGAATGATGAAACGGAAGATGGGACTCTACTGGGAACCTTCACCTACAATAAACACGGCAGTCCCATCCAAACATTCACCATCTCG GAACCTGTGGCTGGGACATTCAAGCTGGTGAAGCTGGACATTTTCAGCAACTGGGGACACCCAGACTACACGTGTGTGTATCGCTTCCGGGTGCATGGAGAACTTCCCATAACTGCCACAGCCAGGGAGGGGGGGTGA